The following coding sequences lie in one Heliangelus exortis chromosome 6, bHelExo1.hap1, whole genome shotgun sequence genomic window:
- the C1QL2 gene encoding complement C1q-like protein 2 has protein sequence MAVALLVALPLLLLQAPAESGAHYEMMGTCRMICDPYSGGRPPGPGSTAAVEALQDLGANPPPPFVQGPKGEPGRPGKPGPRGPPGEPGPPGPRGPPGERGEAGKPGLPGLALAGAGGGGSGGGAAAGGEAAGGLSAAFSGPRIAFYVGLKSPHEGYEVLKFDDVVTNLGNHYDPASGKFTCQVRGIYFFTYHILMRGGDGTSMWADLCKNGQVRASAIAQDADQNYDYASNSVVLHLDSGDEVYVKLDGGKAHGGNNNKYSTFSGFLLYPD, from the exons ATGGCCGTCGCCCTGCTCGTCgccctgcccctgctgctgctgcaggcgCCCGCCGAGAGCGGAGCCCACTACGAGATGATGGGCACCTGCCGCATGATCTGCGACCCTTACAGCGGCGgccgcccgcccggccccggCAGCACCGCCGCCGTGGAGGCCCTGCAGGACCTGGGTGCCAACCCCCCGCCGCCCTTCGTCCAGGGACCCAAGGGGGAGCCGGGCCGGCCGGGCAAGCCGGGTCCCCGCGGACCCCCCGGGGAACCGGGCCCGCCGGGTCCGCGGGGCCCGCCGGGGGAACGGGGCGAGGCGGGGAAACCGGGGCTGCCCGGGCTGGCGCTggccggggcgggcggcggcgggagcggcggcggggcggccgCGGGCGGCGAGGCGGCGGGCGGGCTGAGCGCCGCCTTCAGCGGGCCGCGCATCGCCTTCTACGTGGGGCTGAAGAGCCCTCACGAGGGCTACGAGGTCCTCAAGTTCGACGACGTGGTCACCAACCTGGGCAACCACTACGACCCGGCCAGCGGCAAGTTCACCTGCCAGGTGCGCGGCATCTACTTCTTCACCTACCACATCCTCATGCGCGGCGGCGACGGCACCAGCATGTGGGCCGACCTCTGCAAGAACGGCCAG GTGCGGGCCAGTGCCATAGCCCAAGATGCAGACCAGAACTACGACTACGCCAGCAACAGCGTGGTGCTGCACTTGGACTCCGGCGACGAGGTGTACGTCAAGCTGGACGGAGGCAAAGCGCACGGAGGCAACAACAATAAGTACAGCACTTTCTCCGGCTTTCTTTTATACCCCGATTAA